In a single window of the Pseudohongiella acticola genome:
- a CDS encoding YchJ family protein: MKPCPCSSGKIFAVCCAPYLEGRSNPRTVKQLMRSRYSAFALGGHGDYLLQTWHPRTAPAVSAQDLGRADTLWTGLQIVDSQQRGNQGMVEFRASFLDADGKPDVHHEKSSFVREGGRWFYLSA, encoded by the coding sequence GTGAAACCATGTCCCTGCAGCAGCGGCAAAATTTTTGCTGTCTGCTGCGCACCGTATCTGGAAGGCCGGTCCAATCCCCGCACTGTCAAACAGTTGATGCGCTCACGCTATTCTGCATTCGCCCTCGGCGGCCACGGTGATTATCTATTGCAGACCTGGCATCCGCGCACGGCACCTGCTGTCAGCGCGCAGGATCTGGGTCGGGCAGACACGCTATGGACTGGGTTGCAGATAGTGGACAGCCAGCAACGCGGGAATCAGGGCATGGTTGAGTTCCGTGCCAGCTTTCTTGATGCCGATGGCAAACCGGATGTTCACCACGAAAAATCCAGCTTTGTCCGCGAAGGCGGCCGCTGGTTTTATCTCAGCGCCTGA
- a CDS encoding DUF2959 domain-containing protein: MTLRHVILCLLVLTLPACQSAYYGAMERFGIEKRDILVDRVEEAQDAQEDGQEQFVNALEQFRSVVDFDGGELETVYNRLDSEFERSEAAADRIRDRIQAVETVADDLFDEWDDELDLYTNQSLRRDSEQQLRETRERYARLITAMHRAEESLDPVLDNLRDNVLYLRHNLNSRAVASIRGELDVINADVDELVEAMQLAIAESERFISGM; encoded by the coding sequence ATGACTTTACGCCACGTTATACTGTGTTTGCTGGTGTTGACTTTACCGGCATGTCAGAGCGCCTATTACGGTGCCATGGAACGATTCGGTATTGAAAAACGCGACATTCTGGTGGACCGGGTCGAGGAAGCCCAGGACGCACAGGAAGATGGACAGGAGCAGTTTGTTAACGCTCTGGAACAGTTCCGCAGTGTGGTCGATTTTGACGGCGGTGAGCTGGAAACAGTCTACAATCGGCTGGACAGTGAATTCGAGCGCAGCGAAGCAGCCGCCGACCGTATCCGCGATCGCATCCAGGCCGTGGAAACGGTTGCCGACGACCTGTTTGATGAATGGGATGACGAGCTGGACCTGTACACCAACCAGAGCCTGCGTCGCGACAGCGAGCAACAGCTACGTGAGACCCGGGAACGTTATGCGCGATTGATTACAGCCATGCACCGGGCGGAAGAAAGTCTGGACCCGGTTCTGGATAACCTGCGTGACAATGTGCTTTATCTGCGCCACAACCTGAACTCGCGCGCCGTCGCGTCAATTCGTGGCGAACTGGATGTCATCAATGCCGATGTTGATGAGCTGGTGGAAGCCATGCAATTGGCCATTGCCGAATCCGAACGCTTCATTTCCGGCATGTAA
- the alkB gene encoding DNA oxidative demethylase AlkB, with protein MATQDLFDINDPDDVWLEPLSSGASWIHGFLVAHVDQVMGDIAQVVAQSPYRHLVTPGGKRMSVAMTNCGSEGWVSDRAGYRYQAIDPLTTQPWPAMPVRLLALAQQAAADSGYQGFAPSVCLINHYVPGARMGLHQDKDESNLTAPIVSFSLGLPATFIWGGWQRTGKTQRIMLRHGDAVVWGGEDRLRFHGVAPLHEGKHAVTGRARVNITFRQTR; from the coding sequence ATGGCCACGCAGGATCTGTTTGATATCAATGACCCGGATGACGTCTGGCTGGAACCACTGAGCTCGGGCGCCAGCTGGATACACGGGTTTCTGGTGGCACACGTCGACCAGGTGATGGGCGACATTGCTCAGGTAGTCGCGCAGTCGCCGTATCGACATCTGGTCACCCCGGGTGGCAAACGTATGTCAGTGGCGATGACCAACTGTGGCTCGGAGGGTTGGGTGTCTGACCGTGCCGGTTACCGTTATCAGGCGATCGATCCGCTGACCACACAGCCCTGGCCAGCCATGCCGGTGCGCCTGCTGGCGCTGGCACAACAGGCCGCTGCTGACAGTGGTTATCAGGGCTTTGCGCCCAGCGTCTGCCTGATCAATCATTATGTGCCAGGCGCGCGCATGGGTCTGCATCAGGACAAAGACGAAAGCAACCTGACTGCGCCCATTGTGTCATTCTCATTGGGGTTGCCGGCGACATTTATCTGGGGTGGCTGGCAGCGCACCGGCAAAACCCAGCGCATCATGCTGCGCCACGGCGACGCGGTGGTCTGGGGTGGCGAGGACAGGTTGCGCTTCCACGGGGTAGCGCCGCTGCACGAAGGAAAACACGCTGTCACCGGTCGTGCACGCGTGAATATTACGTTTCGGCAAACTCGCTAG
- a CDS encoding hybrid sensor histidine kinase/response regulator yields MTRDSLLQMLRLLLLLPENRDAGLLQWRISILRSIQLATLTLGALTMIAHTQFPIPDQTLILVADALALVCLAALTFAPQLSHQIRAWLFLFLIYFFWFWMFSQVDVVSIIYLLSVPVFAAMLVSLRAGIIMLTLACIGLFVMGLTYSPDIVIGAAEAMSPLQTWSMMVVNFAFCASLLTLACGVLINRLELALALRRQAEERSRELTQHMQQMEKLQAVGTLASGVAHDFNNILTIIMSLTEAVKDQHPAPAATKQLDQVLLASERGRDIVRQMLMFSRQSLSGRELIDLNNVLTQMEPLLRAQLPAGARLQVCIEDASTPCWINANASEIQQVLMNLTSNAVLALTPDRQAAADAQITISVAALNPDDALLTKLSLDSNKSYASVTVHDNGVGIPPAVISRLFEPFFTTREPGEGTGLGLASSHGIISALGGGINVTSEVGIGSDFRFVLPLAAPTDVVTETDAASPTTTSPRPIDQLPILLVDDEPLILGTARAILEHMGYPVTAVSSAADARAALAEQEFALVITDFSMPGENGVSLIRHARALQPDIPVILVSGLGQIDELDDDTAANRLVMLPKPYKKQDLLNAIERLL; encoded by the coding sequence ATGACCAGAGATTCGTTGCTACAGATGCTACGCCTACTGTTGTTACTGCCGGAGAATCGCGACGCCGGTCTGCTGCAATGGCGCATCAGCATTCTGCGCAGTATTCAATTGGCTACACTGACGCTGGGCGCGCTGACCATGATTGCGCACACCCAGTTCCCGATTCCGGACCAGACCCTGATACTGGTAGCCGATGCTTTGGCCTTAGTGTGCCTGGCAGCTCTTACGTTTGCGCCACAATTGAGCCACCAGATCCGGGCCTGGCTGTTCCTGTTTCTGATCTATTTTTTCTGGTTCTGGATGTTCAGCCAGGTTGATGTTGTCAGCATCATTTACCTGCTAAGTGTGCCCGTGTTCGCCGCCATGCTGGTAAGTCTGCGGGCAGGCATCATTATGCTGACGCTGGCGTGCATTGGCCTGTTTGTTATGGGTCTGACTTACTCTCCTGACATTGTCATCGGAGCTGCGGAAGCAATGTCGCCGCTGCAGACCTGGTCCATGATGGTAGTCAATTTTGCTTTCTGCGCCAGCCTTCTCACCCTGGCCTGCGGGGTATTGATCAATCGTCTGGAGCTGGCGCTGGCCTTGCGCCGGCAGGCAGAGGAGCGGTCCCGGGAATTGACACAACACATGCAGCAAATGGAGAAACTGCAGGCGGTAGGCACACTGGCCAGTGGCGTCGCCCATGATTTTAATAACATCCTGACCATTATCATGTCGCTGACCGAAGCGGTAAAAGACCAGCACCCTGCCCCCGCGGCGACAAAACAACTGGATCAGGTTCTGCTGGCCAGCGAGCGCGGACGGGATATTGTGCGCCAGATGCTGATGTTCAGTCGTCAGTCGTTATCCGGACGCGAGTTGATCGACCTGAACAACGTGCTCACACAGATGGAACCTTTGCTACGGGCACAACTGCCTGCCGGCGCCCGGCTTCAGGTGTGCATCGAAGACGCATCAACACCCTGCTGGATAAATGCCAACGCCTCCGAGATTCAACAGGTGCTGATGAACCTGACCAGCAACGCTGTGCTTGCACTGACGCCGGATCGGCAGGCAGCAGCCGACGCACAAATCACGATCTCGGTTGCCGCACTCAATCCGGACGACGCTCTGTTGACAAAATTGTCGCTGGACAGCAATAAAAGTTATGCCAGCGTCACCGTACACGACAATGGCGTTGGCATTCCACCGGCTGTCATCAGCCGTCTGTTTGAACCCTTCTTTACCACCCGCGAGCCCGGCGAAGGCACCGGTCTGGGGCTCGCCAGCAGTCATGGTATTATCAGCGCGCTGGGGGGCGGCATCAACGTGACCTCGGAAGTGGGCATCGGCAGCGACTTTCGCTTTGTATTGCCACTGGCAGCACCAACCGATGTTGTCACTGAAACCGATGCGGCGTCACCAACAACAACGTCACCGCGGCCCATCGACCAGCTGCCGATCCTGCTGGTTGACGACGAGCCACTGATTCTGGGCACTGCGCGTGCCATTCTGGAACACATGGGTTATCCGGTGACCGCTGTGAGCAGTGCCGCCGATGCTCGTGCGGCGCTGGCAGAACAGGAATTTGCACTTGTCATTACCGACTTTTCCATGCCGGGAGAAAATGGTGTGTCGCTGATCCGTCATGCGCGAGCGCTGCAACCCGACATTCCGGTAATACTGGTCAGCGGCCTGGGTCAGATTGATGAACTTGATGACGACACGGCCGCCAACCGACTGGTCATGTTACCCAAACCCTACAAGAAACAGGATTTGCTCAACGCCATCGAGCGTTTGTTGTAG
- a CDS encoding MlaE family ABC transporter permease: MNHTLLLQPGPEPCLQLGGDWTLKHYRQLRSQHIDSPDRVQRIDAQALTALDTAGATVLLQLLGAERLRALVPHTSGLSAERQALLLAVADAMAEQREQPPQRGFRFGDGLAALGQQVLSGWQQLIAFLNFLGLTLVTLIALLPRPWRWRMTALVAQMHQAGLNAVPIVAVLNFLVGAVVAFLGATVLTEFGATIYTVDLVAYAFMRELGVLLAAILLAGRTASAFTAQIGSMKVNEELDALKVHGMSAIEMLVLPRLLALLITLPMLAFVAILSGIAGGAVVSVLTLDISLTRYIGIVQEVPVKHLLLGLSKAPFFAVLIALIGCLEGFKVAGSAQSLGERTTSAVVQSIFVVILVNAIAALFFMEMGW, from the coding sequence ATGAATCATACGCTGTTATTACAACCGGGGCCCGAACCCTGCCTGCAACTGGGCGGCGACTGGACCCTGAAACATTACCGGCAATTGCGCTCGCAGCACATCGACTCGCCCGACCGGGTGCAACGTATTGATGCGCAGGCATTGACGGCATTGGATACGGCTGGCGCGACGGTGTTGCTGCAGTTGCTGGGGGCGGAGCGTCTGCGAGCATTGGTGCCACATACCTCCGGACTGTCTGCGGAGCGTCAGGCCCTGCTGTTGGCCGTTGCTGACGCGATGGCGGAGCAGCGCGAGCAGCCGCCTCAACGAGGTTTCCGCTTTGGCGACGGCCTGGCAGCACTGGGTCAGCAGGTGCTCAGTGGCTGGCAGCAACTGATAGCGTTTCTGAATTTTCTTGGTCTGACTCTGGTGACACTGATTGCATTGTTGCCGCGTCCATGGCGCTGGCGCATGACCGCGCTGGTGGCACAGATGCACCAGGCCGGCCTGAACGCAGTCCCCATCGTGGCGGTACTTAATTTTCTGGTCGGTGCCGTGGTTGCGTTTCTGGGTGCCACCGTGCTGACTGAATTTGGCGCCACCATCTACACGGTGGATCTGGTCGCGTATGCCTTCATGCGGGAACTGGGTGTGTTGCTGGCCGCCATTCTGCTGGCCGGCCGCACAGCCAGCGCCTTCACCGCACAGATTGGCTCAATGAAGGTCAATGAAGAACTGGATGCCTTAAAAGTACATGGCATGAGCGCCATTGAGATGCTGGTGCTGCCGCGGCTGCTGGCATTGCTGATTACCTTGCCGATGCTGGCGTTTGTGGCCATTCTGTCGGGTATTGCCGGCGGCGCAGTGGTCTCGGTATTGACGCTGGACATCAGCCTGACCCGCTACATTGGCATTGTTCAGGAAGTGCCGGTGAAACATCTGTTGCTGGGTCTGAGCAAGGCACCGTTCTTTGCCGTGTTGATAGCATTGATTGGTTGCCTGGAAGGTTTCAAGGTCGCCGGCAGTGCGCAATCGCTGGGCGAGCGCACCACTTCGGCTGTGGTGCAATCGATCTTTGTGGTGATTCTGGTCAATGCCATCGCGGCGCTCTTTTTTATGGAGATGGGCTGGTGA
- a CDS encoding ABC transporter ATP-binding protein: MTSTEAIIKVRGLRNQFGNNVVHQDLDLDVCRGEILGVVGGSGTGKSVLLRSIVGLMTPAAGEINLFGKNLLALPSAERAALEQRVGVLFQQGALFSSLTVLENISLPLIEHAGLTRTEAGEIARVKIALTGLSAHAADLYPSDLSGGMIKRASLARALALDPDILFLDEPTAGLDPIGAAAFDQLLMTLRDAFNLTVFLVTHDLDTLYTACDRIAVLSQKKVLVADRLEVVANLNDPWIQDYFQGPRGRSAFQAVERTGASPTHHQ; this comes from the coding sequence GTGACCTCGACGGAAGCGATAATCAAAGTACGCGGTTTACGCAATCAATTTGGCAACAATGTGGTGCACCAGGACCTTGACCTGGATGTCTGCCGCGGCGAAATTCTGGGTGTTGTGGGTGGCTCTGGCACCGGCAAGTCGGTTCTGCTGCGATCAATTGTGGGACTCATGACGCCTGCGGCTGGTGAAATCAATCTGTTCGGGAAAAATCTGCTGGCCTTGCCGTCCGCCGAGCGCGCCGCGCTGGAACAGCGTGTGGGTGTATTGTTTCAGCAGGGCGCCCTGTTTTCTTCACTAACGGTGCTGGAGAATATTTCACTACCATTGATTGAACATGCCGGATTGACGCGTACGGAAGCAGGGGAAATCGCGCGTGTCAAAATTGCCCTGACCGGACTGTCGGCGCATGCTGCCGACCTGTATCCGTCAGACCTGTCCGGCGGCATGATCAAGCGTGCATCTCTGGCCCGGGCGCTGGCACTGGACCCGGACATCCTGTTTCTGGACGAACCCACCGCCGGCCTTGATCCGATTGGTGCCGCAGCCTTCGATCAGCTGTTGATGACCTTGCGCGATGCCTTTAATTTGACCGTTTTTCTGGTCACACATGATCTTGATACCCTGTACACTGCCTGTGACCGGATCGCCGTTCTGTCACAGAAGAAAGTGCTGGTGGCAGATCGCCTTGAGGTGGTCGCCAACCTCAATGATCCATGGATCCAGGACTATTTTCAGGGCCCACGAGGCCGATCGGCGTTCCAGGCCGTTGAACGAACCGGCGCTTCGCCGACGCATCACCAATAG
- a CDS encoding MlaD family protein — protein sequence METRAHHILIGLFTLIAGAAILLFVLWMTRFGDERNYQTYDIVFREAVSGLSVGNAVQYNGIGVGEVESLTLDPDDPRQVWARVRVAGSTPIKTDTQARLTLLNITGASGIELSEGTPESPLLTAVSGGVPVITAEPSSFARLRGDSEELLVSVTTLLDSANRLLSEENAAYITRVLDNLDTVTTALAQEQDTLREGLQSMITAGQDVSQLIARFDQHTSDYAEPLLASAAQTMNNIEQLTLRLDALVNDNSQALTTGMQSLTELDPAMRELRDTMNSFSNIVSRLEADPAGFVLGGDNIREFTP from the coding sequence ATGGAGACCCGGGCGCACCACATCCTGATCGGTCTGTTTACGCTGATCGCAGGCGCTGCCATCCTGCTGTTTGTGTTATGGATGACCCGCTTCGGCGATGAACGCAATTACCAGACCTATGACATTGTTTTCCGTGAGGCCGTCAGCGGTCTGAGTGTCGGCAACGCGGTGCAGTACAATGGCATCGGTGTCGGCGAGGTTGAATCACTGACTCTGGACCCCGATGATCCGCGACAGGTCTGGGCGCGCGTGCGGGTGGCCGGTTCGACACCCATCAAGACCGATACCCAGGCCCGCCTGACGCTGCTTAACATCACCGGGGCCTCCGGTATAGAACTGAGCGAAGGTACTCCGGAAAGCCCGTTGCTGACTGCTGTCTCCGGCGGTGTGCCGGTGATCACCGCTGAACCTTCGTCGTTCGCCAGACTGCGGGGCGACAGCGAAGAATTGCTGGTCAGTGTCACCACGCTGCTCGACAGTGCCAACCGGCTCCTGTCGGAAGAAAATGCTGCCTACATCACCCGGGTACTGGATAACCTGGATACGGTAACCACGGCCTTGGCGCAGGAACAGGACACCCTGCGTGAAGGTCTGCAGAGCATGATCACCGCCGGTCAGGATGTCAGCCAGTTGATTGCCCGCTTTGACCAGCATACGTCGGACTACGCCGAACCACTGCTGGCAAGCGCGGCGCAGACCATGAACAACATTGAGCAATTGACCTTGCGCCTGGATGCATTGGTGAATGACAACTCGCAGGCGCTGACCACTGGCATGCAGAGTCTGACCGAGCTGGACCCCGCGATGCGCGAGTTGCGCGACACCATGAACAGTTTCAGTAACATCGTCAGTCGTCTGGAAGCTGACCCCGCCGGCTTTGTGCTGGGCGGTGACAATATCAGGGAGTTTACACCATGA
- a CDS encoding ABC-type transport auxiliary lipoprotein family protein encodes MIKRLLLALAVVTLSACQILPERPVVALYQLPPSTITAATDGQGDAVRSLRLDRPGTSDALNGNRLLVLASDNSFEAYPNARWSAPVPTLWRDWLLDAFWRDGRIDQLSVVSDGLQAQFELGGTLRALHSEYDNGVLQASIRYDALLIDTRSREIVASQRFQTREPIADNSAQAAVRALGIAADAMAAELIDWTLRETRSTVDTRTQQ; translated from the coding sequence ATGATCAAACGCCTGTTGCTGGCTCTGGCTGTCGTCACACTGAGTGCCTGTCAGATTCTGCCTGAACGCCCTGTGGTGGCGCTGTATCAACTGCCACCTTCTACTATCACGGCTGCCACTGACGGCCAGGGCGATGCGGTACGCAGCCTGCGCCTGGACCGACCCGGCACCAGCGATGCCCTCAATGGCAACCGATTGTTGGTGCTGGCGTCGGATAACAGTTTTGAAGCCTACCCCAACGCACGCTGGTCAGCACCGGTGCCAACGCTGTGGCGCGACTGGCTGTTGGATGCCTTCTGGCGTGATGGCCGCATTGACCAGCTCAGTGTCGTCAGCGATGGCCTGCAGGCCCAGTTTGAACTGGGCGGCACGTTGCGCGCCCTGCACAGTGAATATGACAACGGTGTGCTGCAGGCCTCGATCCGTTACGACGCACTGTTGATAGACACCCGCAGCCGGGAAATTGTGGCCAGCCAGCGTTTCCAGACACGTGAACCCATTGCCGACAATTCGGCACAGGCCGCCGTGCGCGCGCTGGGTATTGCGGCTGACGCCATGGCCGCTGAGCTTATTGACTGGACACTGCGCGAAACCCGGTCCACTGTTGACACCCGCACGCAACAGTAG
- a CDS encoding ArsJ-associated glyceraldehyde-3-phosphate dehydrogenase yields the protein MALTTGINGFGRIGRLALRAAWDRHILKITCINDPAGDAETLAHLLNFDSLHGRWHHEARAEHNEDGDFIVIEDQRIRVTQNTAIADTDWSGCELVIEASGKMKTTKLLQAYLDQGVKRVVVTAPVKEDGVLNVVLGVNDKDYDPALHRIVTAASCTTNCLAPVVKVIHEALGIKHGSITTIHSVTNTQTILDAPHKDLRRSRACGSSLIPTTTGSATAITHIFPELKGKLNGHAVRVPLSNASLTDCVFEVATPTTAEAVNALFKTAASGELKNILGYEERPLVSIDYQTDPRSSIIDALSTMVVNDTQVKVYAWYDNEWGYANRTAELAEHIGHIDQSA from the coding sequence ATGGCACTCACCACAGGCATTAACGGATTCGGCCGTATTGGCAGGCTGGCCCTGCGCGCGGCCTGGGATCGTCACATCCTGAAAATTACCTGTATCAATGACCCGGCGGGTGATGCCGAAACACTGGCTCATCTGTTGAATTTTGATTCTCTGCATGGCCGCTGGCACCATGAAGCGCGTGCAGAACACAACGAGGACGGCGATTTTATTGTCATCGAAGATCAGCGTATCCGGGTCACCCAGAATACTGCCATCGCCGACACCGACTGGTCCGGTTGTGAGCTGGTTATCGAAGCGTCGGGCAAAATGAAAACCACAAAGCTGCTGCAGGCCTATCTGGACCAGGGTGTGAAGCGCGTGGTGGTCACCGCACCAGTCAAGGAAGACGGCGTGCTGAATGTTGTTCTGGGCGTGAACGATAAAGACTACGACCCGGCGCTTCACCGCATCGTGACAGCAGCATCCTGCACTACCAACTGCCTGGCGCCGGTCGTCAAGGTGATTCATGAAGCCCTGGGGATCAAACACGGCTCCATCACCACGATTCACTCGGTGACCAACACCCAGACCATTCTTGATGCGCCACACAAAGACCTGCGTCGCTCGCGTGCCTGCGGTTCCAGCCTGATACCAACCACCACCGGGTCGGCAACCGCCATCACTCATATCTTTCCTGAGCTTAAAGGCAAGCTGAACGGGCATGCCGTGCGCGTACCACTGTCTAACGCCTCCCTGACCGACTGCGTGTTTGAGGTAGCAACGCCCACCACCGCTGAGGCGGTCAATGCATTGTTCAAGACAGCAGCCAGCGGTGAGCTGAAAAATATTCTTGGCTACGAAGAACGACCGCTGGTGTCGATTGATTATCAGACCGATCCTCGCTCCAGCATCATTGATGCGCTGTCGACCATGGTCGTCAACGATACGCAGGTTAAAGTCTATGCCTGGTATGACAACGAATGGGGTTACGCCAACCGTACCGCTGAACTGGCGGAACACATTGGCCACATTGACCAGTCGGCCTGA
- the arsJ gene encoding organoarsenical effux MFS transporter ArsJ: protein MLAKLSADIKQYLVVTGNYWAFTLTDGALRMLVVLHFHGLGYSPLQIAMLFLFYEIFGVITNLCGGWLGARIGLNRTMNAGLLLQILALGMLLVPAAMLTVPWVMAAQALSGVAKDLNKMSAKSAVKMLVPADAQRSLYRWVALLTGSKNALKGVGFFLGGALLTTIGFGGAVLAMAAGLLLVFLCSLMLLKKDLGRASLKPKFRDIFSKSPAINCLSAARLFLFSARDVWFVVALPVYLSQTLNWDHWQTGGFLAAWVIAYGIVQALAPRLTGINTGAPDGRSALRWASLLAAIPALIALGMTAGYDVSLTPASVLIVGLMVFGIIFAINSALHSYLIINYARDDGVSLDVGFYYMANAMGRLLGTVLSGWVYQTAGLAACLWISSAMIVLAALFSIRLPTRAQAADT from the coding sequence ATGCTGGCGAAGCTCTCCGCCGATATCAAACAGTATCTGGTGGTAACTGGTAACTACTGGGCATTCACGCTGACCGATGGCGCCCTGCGTATGCTGGTGGTATTGCACTTTCATGGCCTGGGTTACAGTCCCCTGCAGATTGCCATGCTGTTTCTGTTCTACGAAATCTTTGGTGTCATCACCAATCTATGTGGCGGCTGGCTGGGTGCGCGTATCGGGTTGAACCGCACCATGAACGCGGGATTGTTGTTGCAGATTCTGGCGCTGGGTATGCTGCTGGTGCCGGCCGCGATGCTAACCGTGCCCTGGGTGATGGCGGCGCAAGCGTTGTCCGGTGTTGCCAAAGACCTCAATAAAATGAGCGCCAAGAGTGCGGTCAAGATGCTGGTGCCCGCTGATGCACAACGCAGCCTGTACCGGTGGGTAGCACTGCTGACCGGTTCCAAGAATGCGTTAAAAGGGGTCGGCTTTTTCCTGGGGGGCGCACTGCTGACAACCATCGGGTTCGGCGGTGCAGTGCTGGCCATGGCGGCTGGGTTGTTGCTGGTGTTCTTGTGCAGCCTGATGCTGCTAAAAAAAGACCTTGGACGCGCATCGCTTAAACCAAAGTTCCGTGACATTTTTTCAAAAAGCCCGGCCATCAACTGTCTGTCCGCCGCACGTCTGTTTCTGTTCAGTGCCCGTGACGTATGGTTTGTGGTGGCGCTACCGGTGTACCTGTCACAAACACTGAACTGGGATCACTGGCAGACGGGTGGATTTCTTGCAGCCTGGGTGATTGCCTACGGCATAGTGCAGGCGCTGGCACCTCGTCTGACGGGCATCAACACGGGCGCACCGGATGGGCGCAGTGCGCTGCGCTGGGCATCCCTGTTGGCAGCGATTCCGGCGCTGATTGCGTTGGGGATGACTGCAGGATATGACGTGTCATTAACACCGGCGAGCGTGCTCATCGTCGGTCTGATGGTGTTTGGCATTATCTTTGCCATCAATTCGGCGCTGCACAGCTACCTTATTATCAATTATGCCAGAGACGACGGCGTGTCACTGGATGTCGGTTTCTATTATATGGCTAATGCCATGGGCCGATTGTTGGGAACGGTACTGTCGGGCTGGGTGTACCAGACGGCGGGGCTGGCCGCGTGCCTGTGGATTTCCAGCGCCATGATTGTGTTGGCGGCGTTGTTCTCGATCAGACTGCCGACACGCGCTCAGGCTGCGGACACTTGA
- a CDS encoding methyltransferase yields the protein MSLSAAKDQNLNLVLQLLAPDAAAAVSGGDQKTLWIVDESLPVTSVMTFPGVDSLTALTNRYDVYTDLQAKQVDTILSDFDFSTLGKFSRIVYRISKEKLVAHHCINQAIRHLDEGGELIMIGGKQDGLKSIAKNAAQTYGQKSNTKKVGNTYLATLARPASLNAEQQLPCNDYGTLRQVEHKGVRFHSKPGVFGWEKVDRGSELLISVLPTIKRYMKSVGSVLDLGCGWGYLMLATKEWDVETRCATDNNIAAVDAAKKNFADAGLNVDCVTDDCASEVRGRFDLILCNPPFHQGFAVSDTLTEKFLAAATRLSRRSTRAIFVVNQFVPLEKHAGKYFSQCRLLLAEDGFCVYELRP from the coding sequence TTGAGCCTGTCAGCTGCGAAAGACCAGAATCTGAATCTGGTTCTGCAACTACTGGCGCCAGATGCGGCCGCTGCTGTGTCTGGAGGCGATCAAAAAACCCTGTGGATTGTTGACGAGAGCCTGCCAGTGACTTCCGTGATGACATTCCCCGGAGTTGACTCACTCACCGCGCTGACCAATCGTTATGATGTTTATACCGATCTGCAGGCCAAACAGGTCGATACGATTCTCAGTGATTTCGATTTTTCCACGCTCGGAAAATTCAGTCGTATTGTTTACCGCATATCCAAAGAAAAACTGGTGGCGCATCACTGCATCAATCAGGCCATCCGACACCTCGACGAAGGCGGCGAACTCATAATGATTGGCGGCAAGCAGGATGGGCTAAAATCAATCGCTAAAAACGCGGCGCAGACTTACGGTCAGAAAAGCAATACAAAAAAGGTCGGCAATACCTACCTGGCTACTCTCGCCCGACCGGCCAGCCTGAATGCTGAACAGCAGTTGCCGTGCAACGACTATGGCACATTGCGCCAGGTGGAACACAAAGGTGTCAGGTTCCATTCCAAACCGGGCGTGTTTGGCTGGGAGAAGGTCGACCGCGGCAGTGAATTACTGATCAGTGTGTTGCCGACCATCAAGCGCTATATGAAGTCTGTCGGCAGTGTGCTCGACCTGGGCTGTGGCTGGGGTTACCTGATGCTGGCCACAAAAGAGTGGGACGTGGAAACACGGTGCGCAACCGATAACAATATTGCCGCCGTCGACGCGGCGAAAAAGAATTTTGCCGATGCCGGGCTGAACGTTGATTGCGTTACCGATGACTGTGCCAGCGAGGTACGTGGCCGCTTTGATCTGATTCTGTGCAACCCGCCTTTCCATCAGGGCTTCGCCGTCAGCGATACTTTGACCGAAAAATTTCTGGCAGCGGCGACCCGGTTAAGTCGGCGTAGTACACGAGCCATATTTGTGGTCAACCAGTTTGTGCCGCTGGAAAAGCATGCCGGCAAGTATTTTTCCCAATGCCGGCTGCTACTGGCCGAAGACGGTTTCTGTGTTTATGAACTCAGGCCCTGA